A window of the Myxococcus virescens genome harbors these coding sequences:
- the mobA gene encoding molybdenum cofactor guanylyltransferase — protein sequence MERIRTEFPEVTLAILAGGQSRRLSGVPKGLLEVEGRTVLERLLALAPCFEDVLLVANVPGPYARFGLRTVADVVPGKGAPGGVHAALVAARTPWVVAVACDMPFITTEVLRVMLGARDDGVDAVCFEARGRLEPLLAAYRSALAPAWGTTLATDPSMRELVSGVRTRLLSEAVLRAVDPSLRSLANVNTPEDLARYGVALPSWRG from the coding sequence ATGGAGCGGATCCGCACGGAGTTCCCGGAGGTGACGCTGGCCATCCTCGCGGGAGGGCAGAGCCGGCGCCTGTCGGGTGTGCCCAAGGGGCTGTTGGAAGTGGAGGGGCGCACGGTGCTGGAGCGGCTCCTGGCGCTGGCCCCGTGCTTCGAGGACGTCTTGCTGGTGGCGAACGTGCCCGGGCCCTACGCGCGCTTCGGGTTGCGCACGGTGGCGGACGTGGTGCCAGGCAAGGGTGCGCCTGGCGGTGTCCATGCGGCGCTGGTGGCCGCGCGCACCCCCTGGGTGGTGGCGGTGGCGTGCGACATGCCGTTCATCACGACGGAGGTCCTGCGGGTGATGCTGGGCGCGCGGGATGACGGCGTGGACGCGGTGTGCTTCGAGGCGCGGGGCAGGCTGGAGCCGTTGCTCGCGGCGTACCGGTCGGCGTTGGCACCAGCGTGGGGGACGACACTGGCGACGGATCCGTCGATGCGGGAGTTGGTGTCCGGAGTGCGCACGCGGCTGTTGTCCGAGGCCGTGCTGCGCGCGGTGGATCCGTCACTCCGGTCCCTGGCGAACGTGAACACCCCCGAGGACCTGGCGCGCTACGGTGTGGCGCTGCCGTCGTGGCGGGGGTGA
- the fdhD gene encoding formate dehydrogenase accessory sulfurtransferase FdhD: protein MSRVPALSVVSWSGAGKTTLLTRLVPELAARGLRVAVVKHSSDAHPLHRPGSDTARYQDAGAVLTGFATPTGVQLTTATALSDALPSLLERSAGAVDLVLVEGWKDGPLPKLEVWREGLGPPLAPSRPEVLAVLSFEPALPTDFPPGLRVLHPDDVRAVADLILAHLRPSRPPPLPLVESRGVTRRFVQRWNGATLLPAQEDDIAVEEPLEIRVSGDSVATTMRTPGHDRELATGFLFAEGILQSVDDLGGLAHCGRPGEEGFGNVIEVTPAAGAFLDVERVSTARRGTLTTSACGVCGRRSVDDLLAVCPALPPGPVLPPDAVARATERLRDVQRNFARTGGVHAAAVLDADGHLLAAHEDVGRHNAVDKVVGTLVLAGTVRGPRAPRLPLTRQPAVLAVSGRVSFEIVQKAAMARIPIVAGVSAASSLAVDLALRSGMTLAAFARNERFNVYTGLERLSQV, encoded by the coding sequence ATGAGCCGCGTGCCCGCGCTCAGCGTGGTGAGCTGGTCCGGCGCCGGCAAGACGACGCTGCTCACCCGGCTCGTTCCCGAGCTCGCCGCGCGAGGCCTGCGCGTGGCCGTGGTGAAGCACTCCTCCGACGCCCATCCGCTGCACCGGCCCGGCAGCGACACCGCCCGCTACCAGGACGCGGGCGCCGTGCTCACCGGCTTCGCCACGCCCACGGGCGTCCAGCTCACGACGGCCACCGCGCTCTCCGACGCGCTTCCATCGCTGCTCGAGCGCTCCGCGGGCGCCGTGGACCTGGTGCTCGTCGAAGGCTGGAAGGACGGCCCCCTCCCCAAGCTGGAGGTATGGCGGGAGGGTCTGGGCCCGCCGCTGGCGCCCTCACGCCCGGAGGTCCTCGCGGTGCTCTCCTTCGAGCCCGCACTCCCCACGGACTTCCCACCCGGCCTGCGCGTGCTGCACCCCGACGACGTGCGCGCCGTGGCGGACCTCATCCTGGCCCACCTGCGCCCGAGCCGCCCCCCCCCCCTGCCCCTCGTGGAGTCCCGCGGCGTCACGCGCCGCTTCGTCCAGCGGTGGAACGGCGCCACGCTGCTCCCGGCCCAGGAGGACGACATCGCGGTGGAGGAGCCTCTGGAGATTCGCGTCAGCGGAGACTCGGTGGCCACCACCATGCGCACGCCAGGACATGACCGCGAGCTGGCCACCGGCTTCCTCTTCGCCGAGGGCATCCTCCAGAGCGTGGACGACCTGGGCGGGCTGGCACACTGCGGACGGCCAGGCGAGGAGGGCTTCGGCAACGTCATCGAAGTCACCCCCGCCGCCGGCGCCTTCCTCGACGTGGAGCGCGTGAGCACCGCCCGCCGGGGCACCCTCACCACCTCCGCCTGCGGCGTGTGTGGCCGGCGCAGCGTGGATGACCTGCTCGCCGTGTGCCCGGCCCTGCCGCCCGGCCCGGTGCTCCCCCCCGACGCCGTGGCCCGCGCCACCGAGCGCCTGCGCGACGTGCAGCGCAACTTCGCCCGCACCGGAGGCGTCCACGCCGCCGCCGTGCTCGACGCCGACGGCCACCTCCTGGCCGCCCATGAGGACGTGGGCCGCCACAACGCCGTGGACAAGGTGGTCGGGACGCTGGTGCTGGCCGGCACCGTGCGGGGTCCCCGGGCCCCCCGCCTCCCGCTGACGCGTCAGCCCGCGGTGCTCGCCGTCAGTGGACGCGTCAGCTTTGAGATCGTCCAGAAAGCCGCCATGGCCCGCATTCCCATCGTCGCGGGCGTCTCCGCCGCCAGCTCCCTCGCAGTGGATCTGGCCCTGCGTTCGGGCATGACGCTGGCCGCGTTCGCCCGGAACGAGCGCTTCAACGTCTACACTGGGCTCGAACGCCTGTCGCAGGTGTAA
- the epsZ gene encoding exopolysaccharide biosynthesis polyisoprenyl-phosphate hexose-1-phosphate transferase EpsZ, with translation MDTMSGATASAAVVGAPGSANAQGQAIEEVQGPPKLAPGFAAKLNLTVDLVLLSSVLVGSAWLSGELSAESGWKVSGLVLAAWVVWIVTGTALCLYDSRFAERSKLDHVALVSVTTLAVVTVLTLGSVAMPEVVTSPVVGPLLFIFWPVTLLLRLFVFRPVASQERPMDAVLIVGTGAMGRYTGEDLANRGRRQILGYVRFHDDNGSVGELPGPVMGSVDDLEHILRNTAVDEVYIAGNTLKQGESMQAAIKLAERFGVPFALPAHSFRLDRARPVERRAVADGFLHFAAVSPKPHQMAMKRLFDICVSAAALWALLPLLGMVALAVKFTSKGPIFFKQLRVGQNGKPFYMLKFRSMVVNAEELKEKLAALNEQTGPVFKMKHDPRITGIGRFIRKFSIDELPQFINVLRGEMSIVGPRPPVPTEVAKYETWQRRRLSVRPGLTCIWQVSGRNQISFEEWMYLDMQYIDHWSLTSDLRLLLQTVPVVLTGRGAS, from the coding sequence GTGGACACGATGAGCGGCGCAACGGCAAGTGCGGCGGTGGTCGGTGCTCCTGGGTCGGCCAACGCTCAGGGACAAGCAATTGAAGAGGTGCAGGGGCCGCCCAAGCTGGCCCCAGGGTTCGCGGCGAAGCTGAACCTCACGGTGGACCTCGTGCTGCTGTCGTCGGTGCTGGTGGGCTCGGCGTGGCTGAGCGGCGAGCTGTCGGCGGAGTCCGGTTGGAAGGTGTCTGGGCTGGTGCTCGCGGCGTGGGTGGTGTGGATCGTGACGGGCACCGCGCTGTGCCTGTACGACTCGCGCTTCGCCGAGCGCAGCAAGCTGGACCACGTGGCGCTGGTGTCGGTGACGACGCTGGCGGTGGTGACGGTGCTGACGCTGGGCAGCGTGGCGATGCCGGAGGTGGTGACGTCGCCGGTGGTGGGCCCGCTGCTGTTCATCTTCTGGCCGGTGACGCTGCTCCTGCGCCTGTTCGTCTTCCGCCCGGTGGCCTCGCAGGAGCGCCCCATGGACGCGGTGCTCATCGTGGGCACGGGCGCCATGGGCCGCTACACCGGTGAGGACCTGGCCAACCGGGGCCGCCGGCAGATTCTGGGCTACGTGCGCTTCCACGACGACAACGGCTCCGTGGGAGAGCTGCCCGGCCCGGTCATGGGTTCGGTGGACGACCTGGAGCACATCCTCCGCAACACCGCGGTGGATGAGGTGTACATCGCCGGCAACACGCTGAAGCAGGGCGAGTCCATGCAGGCGGCCATCAAGCTGGCCGAGCGCTTCGGCGTGCCCTTCGCGCTGCCCGCGCACAGCTTCCGCCTGGACCGCGCCCGCCCGGTGGAGCGCCGCGCGGTGGCGGACGGCTTCCTGCACTTCGCGGCGGTGAGCCCCAAGCCGCACCAGATGGCGATGAAGCGCCTGTTCGACATCTGCGTGTCCGCGGCGGCGCTGTGGGCGCTGCTGCCGCTGTTGGGCATGGTGGCGCTGGCGGTGAAGTTCACCTCCAAGGGCCCCATCTTCTTCAAGCAGCTGCGCGTGGGGCAGAACGGCAAGCCCTTCTACATGCTGAAGTTCCGCTCCATGGTGGTGAACGCCGAGGAGCTGAAGGAGAAGCTGGCCGCGCTCAACGAGCAGACGGGCCCCGTCTTCAAGATGAAGCACGACCCGCGCATCACCGGCATCGGCCGCTTCATCCGCAAGTTCTCCATCGATGAGCTGCCCCAGTTCATCAACGTGCTGCGCGGGGAGATGAGCATCGTCGGGCCGCGCCCGCCGGTGCCCACCGAGGTGGCCAAGTACGAGACGTGGCAGCGCCGCCGCCTGTCGGTGCGTCCTGGACTCACCTGCATCTGGCAGGTGTCAGGACGGAACCAGATCTCCTTCGAGGAGTGGATGTACCTGGACATGCAGTACATCGACCACTGGAGCCTGACGAGCGACCTGCGCCTGCTGCTGCAGACGGTGCCGGTGGTGCTCACGGGCCGCGGCGCCAGCTAG
- the glp gene encoding gephyrin-like molybdotransferase Glp yields MPLTPLDSARKAALDAIAPAAPERVPLLDAQGRFLATPVTASRSLPGCDNSAMDGWAVHAEETQGASRDRPARLRVTSTVFAGTLPSTPLRPGEAARVFTGAPLPPGADAVVRQEATRATEDGACVDVFITVPPGNDIRRTGEEVLTGTPLFDAGQRVGAAVLGVLASMGTTDVWVRPAPRIAVLATGDELVPPGTPALPHQVYESNLVLVAALAREAGAEVRQLARARDDEGALRDALTRLAPQVDVLITTGGASVGDKDLVKRVLAALGARFFVDGVALKPGKPVAVARLGDTSVVVLPGNPGAATVAFDQFARPLLLKHQGVLETRRRVRAHLSEARRKQAGLTYLITTTLEARDGLAPRAVLRPQGAGQILQNVHGEGWALLPPGRADFAEDDLVDVELFDRPTFTPVGALA; encoded by the coding sequence ATGCCCCTCACGCCCCTCGACTCCGCCCGGAAGGCCGCGCTCGACGCCATCGCCCCGGCGGCGCCTGAGCGCGTGCCGCTCCTCGATGCCCAGGGCCGGTTCCTCGCCACCCCCGTCACGGCCTCCCGCTCGCTGCCCGGCTGTGACAACTCCGCCATGGACGGCTGGGCCGTGCACGCCGAGGAGACCCAGGGCGCCTCCCGCGACCGGCCCGCGCGCCTGCGCGTCACCAGCACGGTCTTCGCCGGCACCCTCCCCTCCACGCCCCTCCGGCCCGGAGAAGCCGCGCGCGTCTTCACCGGCGCGCCCCTGCCCCCCGGCGCCGACGCCGTCGTCCGACAGGAGGCCACTCGCGCCACCGAGGACGGCGCCTGCGTGGACGTCTTCATCACCGTGCCGCCCGGCAACGACATCCGCCGCACCGGAGAGGAAGTCCTCACCGGCACCCCCCTCTTCGACGCGGGCCAGCGCGTGGGCGCCGCCGTGCTCGGCGTGCTCGCGTCCATGGGCACCACGGACGTCTGGGTGCGCCCCGCGCCGCGCATCGCCGTGCTCGCCACCGGTGATGAGCTCGTCCCTCCTGGCACGCCGGCCCTGCCCCACCAGGTGTACGAGAGCAACCTCGTCCTCGTGGCCGCACTCGCCCGCGAGGCCGGCGCGGAGGTCCGCCAGCTCGCCCGCGCCCGCGATGACGAGGGCGCCCTGCGCGATGCGCTCACCCGACTGGCCCCGCAGGTGGATGTCCTCATCACCACCGGAGGCGCCTCCGTGGGTGACAAGGACCTGGTGAAACGCGTGCTCGCCGCGCTCGGCGCCCGCTTCTTCGTGGACGGCGTCGCGCTCAAGCCCGGCAAGCCCGTGGCTGTGGCCCGGCTGGGTGACACCTCCGTCGTCGTGCTGCCCGGCAATCCCGGCGCGGCCACCGTGGCGTTCGACCAGTTCGCGCGCCCGCTCCTTCTCAAGCACCAAGGTGTGTTGGAGACGCGCCGCCGCGTCCGCGCCCACCTCTCCGAAGCACGCCGCAAGCAGGCGGGCCTCACCTACCTCATCACCACCACCCTGGAAGCCCGGGACGGCCTCGCGCCGCGCGCCGTGCTCCGCCCCCAGGGCGCCGGGCAGATCCTCCAGAACGTCCACGGCGAGGGCTGGGCCCTCCTCCCACCCGGCCGCGCGGACTTCGCCGAAGACGACCTCGTCGACGTCGAGCTCTTCGACCGGCCCACCTTCACCCCCGTGGGCGCACTGGCATGA